The Allocatelliglobosispora scoriae genome contains a region encoding:
- a CDS encoding class I SAM-dependent methyltransferase — protein MDYVVSGAGVTRREVDSAENRRASRDWWDLDADEYQAEHGTFLGDVDLVWCPEGLREADARLLGDVAGKTVLELGCGAASGARWLHTQGARVVALDLSAGMLRHAQVAADTTGVRPPLVQADALALPFADGTFDIVCTAFGAVPFVEDSARLMREVNRVLQPGGRWVFSVTHPMRWIFLDDPGDAGLVAVHSYFDRLPYVEHDDKGVATYVEHHRTLGDRIRELIAGGFTLTDLVEPEWSPGNEQIWGQWSPQRGAIFPGTAIFCATKP, from the coding sequence GTGGATTACGTGGTGAGCGGTGCCGGAGTGACCCGGCGCGAGGTCGATTCGGCGGAGAACCGGCGTGCCAGTAGGGATTGGTGGGACCTCGACGCCGATGAATATCAGGCCGAACATGGCACATTCCTCGGCGATGTCGACCTCGTCTGGTGCCCCGAGGGCCTCCGCGAGGCCGACGCCCGGCTCCTCGGTGATGTCGCCGGCAAGACCGTCCTCGAACTCGGCTGCGGCGCCGCGTCGGGCGCGCGCTGGTTGCACACCCAGGGCGCCCGGGTGGTCGCCCTCGACCTCTCCGCCGGCATGTTGCGCCACGCGCAGGTCGCCGCCGACACCACGGGGGTACGCCCACCGCTGGTCCAGGCCGACGCCCTCGCCCTGCCCTTCGCCGACGGCACCTTCGACATCGTCTGCACAGCCTTCGGCGCCGTACCCTTCGTCGAGGACTCCGCCCGCCTGATGCGCGAGGTCAACCGGGTGCTCCAGCCGGGCGGCCGCTGGGTCTTCTCGGTGACCCACCCGATGCGCTGGATCTTCCTCGACGACCCGGGCGACGCCGGGCTGGTGGCGGTCCACTCGTACTTCGACCGCCTCCCCTACGTCGAGCACGACGACAAGGGTGTCGCCACCTACGTCGAGCACCACCGGACCCTCGGCGACCGGATCCGGGAGCTGATCGCGGGCGGCTTCACGCTGACCGACCTGGTCGAGCCGGAGTGGTCGCCGGGCAACGAGCAGATCTGGGGCCAGTGGAGCCCCCAGCGCGGTGCGATCTTCCCCGGCACCGCCATCTTCTGCGCCACCAAGCCCTAG
- the rpsA gene encoding 30S ribosomal protein S1, which yields MTSSIEATSSATKVTFDDLGSEEAFLAAIDETIKYFNDGDIVEGTVVKVDRDEVLLDIGYKTEGVIPSRELSIKHDVDPSEVVSVGDHIEALVLQKEDKEGRLILSKKRAQYERAWGTIEKIKDEDGVVRGSVIEVVKGGLILDIGLRGFLPASLVEMRRVRDLQPYVGRELEAKIIELDKNRNNVVLSRRAYLEQTQSEVRTEFLNKLGKGQVRKGVVSSIVNFGAFVDLGGVDGLVHVSELSWKHIDHPSEVVEVGQEVEVEVLDVDLDRERVSLSLKATQEDPWRQFARTHAINNIVPGKVTKLVPFGAFVRVEDGIEGLVHISELAERHVEIPEQVVQVGGDVMVKVIDIDLERRRISLSLKQANEGFVEGEEHFDPTLYGMSATYDAEGNYVYPDGFDPETGEWLDGFEKQRDEWEKQYAEARIRWEAHTKQVVTSRAADAVAAAETPTGNVSTSTPAPAKAAEEPSGTLATDEALAALREKLAGGK from the coding sequence ATGACGAGCAGCATCGAGGCCACCTCGAGCGCCACCAAGGTCACCTTCGACGATCTCGGTTCCGAGGAGGCATTCCTCGCCGCGATCGACGAGACCATCAAGTACTTCAATGACGGCGACATTGTCGAAGGCACCGTCGTCAAGGTCGATCGGGACGAGGTCCTTCTCGACATCGGCTACAAGACCGAGGGTGTCATCCCCTCTCGTGAGTTGTCGATCAAGCATGACGTGGACCCGTCCGAGGTCGTCTCCGTCGGTGATCACATCGAGGCCCTGGTTCTCCAGAAGGAGGACAAGGAAGGTCGACTGATCCTGTCCAAGAAGCGCGCTCAGTACGAGCGGGCATGGGGCACGATCGAGAAGATCAAGGACGAGGACGGCGTCGTTCGCGGCTCCGTCATCGAGGTGGTCAAGGGTGGCCTCATCCTCGACATCGGCCTGCGCGGCTTCCTGCCGGCATCGCTGGTCGAAATGCGTCGTGTCCGGGACCTGCAGCCGTACGTGGGCCGCGAGCTCGAGGCGAAGATCATCGAGCTCGACAAGAACCGCAACAACGTGGTCCTGTCGCGCCGTGCTTACCTGGAGCAGACGCAGTCCGAGGTCCGCACCGAGTTCCTGAACAAGCTCGGCAAGGGCCAGGTCCGCAAGGGCGTCGTCTCGTCGATCGTCAACTTCGGTGCCTTCGTGGACCTGGGTGGCGTCGACGGTCTGGTGCACGTCTCCGAGCTGTCCTGGAAGCACATCGACCACCCGTCCGAGGTTGTCGAGGTCGGCCAGGAGGTCGAGGTCGAGGTTCTCGACGTCGACCTGGACCGCGAGCGTGTCTCCCTGTCGCTGAAGGCGACGCAGGAGGACCCGTGGCGTCAGTTCGCGCGGACCCACGCGATCAACAACATCGTTCCGGGCAAGGTCACCAAGCTGGTTCCGTTCGGCGCGTTCGTCCGCGTCGAGGACGGCATCGAGGGCCTGGTGCACATCTCCGAGCTGGCCGAGCGCCACGTGGAGATCCCGGAGCAGGTCGTGCAGGTCGGCGGCGATGTCATGGTCAAGGTCATCGACATCGACCTCGAGCGTCGGCGGATCTCGCTCTCGCTCAAGCAGGCCAACGAGGGCTTCGTGGAGGGCGAGGAGCACTTCGACCCCACCCTCTACGGCATGTCTGCGACCTACGACGCCGAGGGCAACTACGTCTACCCGGACGGGTTCGACCCCGAGACGGGCGAGTGGCTCGACGGCTTCGAGAAGCAGCGCGACGAGTGGGAGAAGCAGTACGCGGAGGCGCGTATCCGCTGGGAGGCCCACACGAAGCAGGTTGTGACCTCGCGCGCCGCTGACGCGGTTGCGGCTGCCGAGACCCCGACCGGCAACGTCTCCACCTCGACTCCGGCTCCGGCCAAGGCGGCGGAGGAGCCCTCGGGCACCCTCGCCACCGACGAGGCGCTGGCGGCACTTCGCGAGAAGCTGGCCGGCGGCAAGTAA